Proteins encoded by one window of Serratia nevei:
- a CDS encoding YidB family protein, with the protein MGLFDSVLGNILGGGANGGKGIDYIAIMQWVEQQGGLQAILDKFRQGQFGDIVGSWLGNGENQPITGDHVQQALGSDAINQLAEKLGVDPAQASSTIAQFLPTVADAASPNGEVQQDSNELGDMVGKLFK; encoded by the coding sequence ATGGGTCTGTTCGATAGCGTATTGGGTAACATTCTGGGCGGCGGCGCCAACGGTGGCAAAGGCATCGATTACATCGCCATTATGCAGTGGGTTGAGCAACAAGGTGGCCTGCAGGCCATTTTGGACAAGTTTCGTCAGGGGCAGTTCGGCGATATCGTCGGCTCCTGGCTCGGCAATGGCGAAAACCAACCGATTACCGGCGATCACGTACAGCAGGCGTTGGGTAGCGATGCGATTAATCAGCTGGCTGAAAAGCTGGGTGTCGATCCGGCTCAGGCCTCCAGCACCATTGCACAGTTCTTGCCAACGGTCGCGGATGCCGCTTCGCCAAATGGCGAAGTGCAGCAAGACAGCAACGAACTGGGCGACATGGTCGGCAAACTGTTCAAATAA
- a CDS encoding GlsB/YeaQ/YmgE family stress response membrane protein — protein sequence MGIISWIIFGLIAGILAKWIMPGKDGGGFIMTVVLGVVGAVVGGYISTFFGMGRVDGFNLGSFVVAVIGALVVLFVYRKIKG from the coding sequence ATGGGCATCATTTCCTGGATCATTTTTGGTTTAATCGCCGGTATCCTGGCCAAATGGATTATGCCGGGCAAAGACGGCGGCGGGTTTATTATGACCGTGGTACTGGGGGTCGTGGGCGCCGTGGTCGGCGGCTATATCAGCACCTTCTTCGGTATGGGTCGCGTTGACGGCTTTAACCTGGGCAGCTTTGTGGTGGCGGTAATCGGTGCCCTGGTGGTGCTTTTTGTCTACAGGAAGATCAAAGGCTAA
- a CDS encoding DUF883 family protein: MSYENDDLNGVEQPSDYVKTTACEVRSGVKAALEQSCGCIKDNPWAGIGAGAVVGLVIGFLLGKR; this comes from the coding sequence ATGTCATATGAAAATGACGATCTAAACGGTGTTGAGCAACCGAGCGACTACGTGAAAACCACCGCCTGCGAAGTGCGCAGCGGTGTAAAAGCGGCGCTCGAGCAATCATGTGGCTGCATCAAGGATAATCCTTGGGCGGGGATAGGCGCCGGCGCCGTCGTGGGCCTGGTAATAGGATTTCTGTTAGGCAAAAGGTAA
- a CDS encoding Kdo(2)-lipid IV(A) acyltransferase: MLSNQRFEREFLRPRYWLLWIGLGMLYLLVLLPYPLIYRLGHGLGRIAMRLMKRRVKIARRNLALCFPAMPAAEREALIVKNFESVGMGLFEVGMAWFWPDWRIARWFKVSGMENMQLARQDGKGVLLIGLHFLTLELGARIFGMQNPGIGVHRPHNNKLMEWVQTRGRLRSNKFMIDRKDIKGMIRNLKQGEILWYAPDHDYGPQSSVFAPFFAVENAATTTGTFILARMGRPSIVPFVPRRLPHAQGYELIVQPPLKDFPLDDETRAATMMNRVVEEQVLLAPDQYMWLHRRFKTRPPGEPSLY; this comes from the coding sequence ATGCTTTCAAACCAACGCTTTGAGCGCGAATTCTTGCGCCCTCGTTATTGGTTGCTGTGGATAGGGCTAGGAATGCTCTATCTCTTGGTGTTACTGCCCTACCCGCTCATATATCGGCTTGGACACGGCCTTGGAAGAATAGCCATGCGCCTGATGAAACGCCGGGTAAAAATAGCGCGCCGCAATTTAGCACTCTGCTTCCCCGCAATGCCCGCCGCCGAGCGCGAGGCGCTGATCGTCAAAAATTTTGAGTCCGTCGGCATGGGCCTGTTCGAAGTCGGCATGGCCTGGTTCTGGCCCGACTGGCGCATCGCCCGCTGGTTCAAGGTGAGCGGCATGGAAAACATGCAGCTGGCACGCCAGGACGGCAAAGGCGTTCTGCTGATCGGCCTGCATTTCCTGACGCTGGAACTGGGCGCGCGCATTTTCGGCATGCAAAATCCCGGTATCGGCGTGCATCGCCCGCATAACAACAAGCTGATGGAGTGGGTCCAGACCCGCGGCCGGCTGCGCTCGAATAAGTTCATGATCGATCGTAAAGATATCAAAGGCATGATCCGCAACCTGAAACAGGGGGAAATCCTGTGGTACGCGCCGGATCACGATTACGGTCCGCAAAGCAGCGTGTTCGCGCCGTTCTTCGCCGTTGAAAACGCCGCCACGACAACCGGTACCTTTATCCTGGCGCGCATGGGGCGGCCGTCGATCGTGCCTTTCGTGCCGCGCCGGCTGCCGCATGCGCAGGGCTATGAGCTGATCGTACAGCCGCCGCTGAAGGACTTCCCGCTGGACGATGAAACGCGCGCGGCGACCATGATGAACCGCGTGGTGGAAGAACAGGTGCTGCTGGCACCCGATCAGTACATGTGGCTGCACCGCCGGTTTAAAACCCGTCCGCCCGGCGAACCTTCGCTGTATTAA
- a CDS encoding VOC family protein, producing the protein MLVQPYLFFSGNCEQAINFYVQQLNAKIEMVMRYKDMPEEARQGGPQDVNPEAIMHARLLIGDGVLMASDGCPQDDSGGASHKGFSLSLNPSDAEQGRKLFDNLAQGGQVTMPYQATFWAKGFGMLTDKFGVNWMINVE; encoded by the coding sequence ATGCTGGTACAACCCTATCTGTTTTTCAGCGGTAACTGTGAGCAAGCGATTAACTTCTACGTGCAGCAGTTGAATGCCAAAATTGAAATGGTCATGCGTTACAAAGATATGCCCGAAGAGGCTCGGCAAGGCGGGCCACAGGACGTCAACCCGGAGGCGATCATGCATGCGCGCCTGCTGATCGGCGACGGCGTGCTGATGGCCTCCGACGGCTGCCCGCAGGACGACAGCGGCGGCGCTTCCCATAAAGGCTTCTCGCTGTCGCTGAACCCCAGCGATGCGGAGCAAGGGCGCAAGCTGTTCGATAATCTGGCGCAGGGCGGCCAGGTGACGATGCCTTACCAAGCCACCTTTTGGGCCAAAGGCTTCGGCATGCTGACCGATAAATTTGGCGTCAACTGGATGATCAACGTCGAATAA
- a CDS encoding sensor domain-containing diguanylate cyclase, producing the protein MTQQQPIQDAVPPRSVKSSPLLFQAGVFVIIVAATLILFNSWQIWNAHQRDLRSAEHESANLARSLAQHADDTFMQVDGNLLDLTERLQNDGLGPSQLTRLQRVMQTQVGNLPQLHGLFIYDARGRWLATSSGKFIKNANNADRDYFKYHQNRDGGGLYIGKVIRSRTSGDLIIPVSRRFNNPDGSFGGVVLATLYVDYFRQFYDSFALNTDASLNLLLADGTILYRRPYSAASIGKNIAKGVLFSEILPHSEFGNATITSLYDKVERIYGYSRVNRFPLVIAAGLSKRDALADWRTDAGLFAAGGLSLLMILLAMGMVLLRQIKHSMQTEAELMRTRDQLTSINQMLEELALLDGLTGLANRRQFDIALKNELARASRNYRSVALLMLDIDYFKQYNDSYGHVAGDQCLQQIGQTLKGLACRSNDILARYGGEEMGIILPDTDVQGALIFAERVIQAVRDLKIPHQGNPHGMVTISIGICAKVPHMYNDTPISFINEADSALYQAKKKGKNCIYGA; encoded by the coding sequence ATGACTCAGCAGCAACCCATACAGGATGCCGTGCCGCCGCGCAGCGTTAAAAGCTCCCCATTATTATTTCAGGCCGGCGTGTTTGTCATCATCGTTGCCGCCACGCTGATCCTCTTTAACAGCTGGCAAATCTGGAACGCGCACCAGCGCGATCTGCGCAGCGCCGAGCATGAATCCGCCAACCTCGCCCGCTCCCTGGCGCAGCACGCCGACGATACCTTCATGCAGGTGGACGGCAATCTGCTCGATCTGACCGAACGTCTCCAGAACGACGGGCTGGGCCCATCGCAGCTGACGCGGCTGCAGCGCGTCATGCAGACGCAGGTCGGCAATCTGCCGCAGCTGCATGGGCTGTTTATCTACGATGCGCGCGGCCGCTGGCTGGCGACCTCCTCGGGCAAGTTCATCAAGAACGCCAACAACGCCGATCGTGATTACTTCAAATACCATCAAAACCGCGACGGCGGCGGTCTGTACATCGGCAAGGTGATCCGCAGCCGCACTAGCGGCGATCTGATCATCCCCGTATCACGGCGCTTCAACAACCCGGATGGCAGCTTTGGCGGCGTGGTGCTGGCGACGCTGTACGTCGATTATTTCCGCCAGTTTTACGACAGCTTCGCCCTCAACACCGACGCCTCGTTGAACCTGCTGCTGGCGGACGGCACCATCCTTTACCGTCGCCCTTACTCAGCGGCCTCGATCGGTAAAAACATCGCCAAGGGCGTGTTGTTCAGCGAAATTTTACCGCATTCGGAGTTCGGCAACGCCACCATCACCTCGCTGTACGACAAAGTGGAGCGCATCTACGGCTATTCGCGGGTCAATCGCTTTCCGCTGGTGATCGCCGCCGGGCTGTCGAAGCGCGACGCGCTGGCGGACTGGCGCACCGACGCCGGCCTGTTTGCCGCCGGCGGCCTCTCTCTGCTGATGATCCTGTTGGCGATGGGCATGGTGCTGCTGCGGCAAATCAAGCACAGCATGCAAACCGAAGCCGAGCTGATGCGCACCCGCGATCAGCTGACCAGCATCAACCAGATGCTCGAAGAGTTGGCGCTGCTGGACGGCCTGACCGGTCTGGCCAATCGCCGCCAGTTTGATATCGCGCTGAAGAACGAGCTGGCGCGGGCTTCGCGCAATTACCGCAGCGTGGCGCTGCTGATGCTGGATATCGACTACTTCAAGCAGTACAACGACAGCTATGGCCACGTCGCCGGCGACCAGTGCCTGCAGCAAATCGGCCAAACGCTGAAGGGGCTGGCGTGCCGCAGCAACGACATTCTGGCGCGCTACGGCGGCGAAGAGATGGGGATTATCCTGCCGGATACCGACGTGCAGGGTGCGCTGATTTTCGCCGAACGCGTCATCCAGGCGGTGCGCGATCTGAAAATTCCGCATCAGGGCAACCCGCACGGCATGGTCACCATCAGCATCGGCATCTGCGCCAAAGTGCCGCATATGTACAACGATACGCCGATCAGCTTTATCAATGAGGCGGACAGCGCGCTGTATCAGGCCAAGAAAAAAGGCAAAAACTGCATTTACGGCGCTTAA
- a CDS encoding Kdo hydroxylase family protein encodes MPTGDITRERAVLTLPLRQWAAQEASSAVSELEQGKVLFLPELAFTLSEQEMPLLDPALVDPKRKNISYQPLSGKLTGVAVAERRQQVQQLLERYYQSCRQLIAGLLPEYQEALHHPTGSLRLHPVSAWRANSSWRKDDSRLHVDAFPSRPNYGERILRIFTNINPHGEHRQWRVGEPFPELAERFMPRLARYSALSSWLQHQVRITKTRRSHYDHLMLQLHDAMKADGDYQQRGPQLALAFPPGSSWICFSDQTPHAAMGGQFMLEQTFLLPVNKMQDPQRSPLKVLEQLRGQPLI; translated from the coding sequence ATGCCTACTGGCGATATTACGCGTGAACGGGCCGTTCTGACGCTGCCGTTGCGACAATGGGCGGCGCAAGAAGCCTCCAGCGCGGTCAGCGAACTGGAACAGGGCAAGGTGCTGTTTCTGCCCGAGCTGGCCTTCACCCTGTCTGAGCAGGAAATGCCGCTGCTGGATCCGGCGTTGGTCGATCCGAAGCGCAAGAACATCAGCTATCAGCCGCTGTCCGGCAAGCTGACCGGCGTCGCCGTCGCGGAACGCCGGCAGCAGGTTCAGCAACTGCTGGAGCGCTATTACCAGTCGTGCCGTCAGCTGATCGCCGGGCTGTTGCCCGAGTATCAGGAGGCGCTGCACCACCCAACCGGCAGCCTGCGTTTGCATCCGGTCTCCGCCTGGCGCGCCAATAGCTCCTGGCGCAAAGACGACAGCCGGCTGCACGTCGACGCTTTCCCGTCGCGCCCGAACTACGGCGAACGCATTCTGCGCATTTTCACCAACATCAATCCGCACGGTGAACATCGCCAATGGCGGGTCGGCGAGCCGTTCCCTGAGCTGGCTGAACGCTTTATGCCGCGTCTGGCCCGCTATTCTGCGTTAAGCAGCTGGCTGCAGCACCAGGTGCGCATCACCAAAACCCGCCGCAGCCATTATGACCACCTGATGCTGCAGTTGCATGACGCCATGAAGGCCGATGGCGATTATCAGCAGCGTGGCCCACAGCTGGCGCTGGCGTTCCCGCCGGGCAGCAGCTGGATTTGCTTCTCGGACCAAACGCCGCACGCCGCGATGGGCGGCCAGTTTATGCTGGAACAGACCTTCCTGCTGCCGGTGAATAAAATGCAGGATCCGCAACGTTCACCGCTGAAAGTGTTGGAACAGCTGCGCGGCCAGCCGTTGATCTGA
- the paaZ gene encoding phenylacetic acid degradation bifunctional protein PaaZ, protein MQQLHSYLSGAWVYGQGEGREIRHAVTGEALYQVCSDGLPLAASLSYARSHGGPALANMTFQQRAQMLKAVAKHLLAHKEALYQISYQTGATRSDGWVDIEGGIATLFAYAGMAGRDLPDDTLWPEDELIPLSKQAQFAARHVLTSRSGVALHINAFNFPCWGMLEKLAPTWLAGMPAIIKPATATAQLTQAMVRLIVDSGLVPEGALQLVCGGVGDMFAHLDYQDAVTFTGSAQTGQRLRAHPRLLEKSIAFTMEADSLNCCVLAEDVTPEMPEFALFIKEVCREMTAKAGQKCTAIRRIIVPAAQVAAVRQALLQRLAGVTVGDPQLEQVRMGALVSHEQRDDVQSKVDFLLRNGCEPLCGAALDKLEVLGDGVRGGAFYPPTLLYCADPLTHQAVHGTEAFGPVATLMPYADTEQAIALALLGQGSLAGSLVTADPALAKRFIRAAACAHGRMLILDEQAAAESTGHGSPLPMLVHGGPGRAGGGEELGGLRAVKHYMQRTAIQGSPAMLAAIGGEWVRGAPVVEHPVHPFRKYFEQLQLGDSLLTARRTVTEADIVNFACLSGDHFYAHMDKIGAADSLFGERVAHGYFVVSAAAGLFVDAAVGPVIANYGMENLRFIEPVKIGDTIQVRLTCKKKIRKPQKTAEDRPHGVVVWDVQVLNQEQQPVALYSILTLVARQQGDFEA, encoded by the coding sequence ATGCAGCAGTTACACAGTTATCTTTCTGGCGCCTGGGTGTACGGGCAGGGAGAGGGGCGCGAGATCCGCCACGCCGTGACCGGCGAGGCGCTGTACCAGGTTTGCTCCGACGGCCTGCCGTTGGCGGCGAGCCTGAGCTATGCGCGCAGCCACGGCGGCCCGGCGCTGGCGAACATGACATTCCAGCAGCGCGCCCAGATGCTGAAAGCGGTGGCGAAACACCTGTTGGCGCACAAAGAGGCGCTGTATCAGATTTCCTATCAAACCGGCGCGACGCGCAGCGACGGCTGGGTTGATATTGAGGGCGGTATCGCCACGCTGTTCGCCTATGCCGGCATGGCCGGCCGCGATCTGCCGGACGATACCCTGTGGCCGGAAGACGAGCTGATCCCATTGTCGAAACAGGCGCAGTTCGCCGCCCGCCACGTGCTGACCTCGCGCTCCGGTGTGGCGCTGCACATCAACGCCTTCAACTTCCCGTGCTGGGGCATGCTGGAAAAACTGGCGCCGACCTGGCTGGCGGGCATGCCGGCCATTATCAAGCCGGCCACCGCTACCGCGCAGCTGACGCAGGCGATGGTCAGGCTGATCGTCGACAGCGGGCTGGTGCCGGAAGGGGCGCTGCAGCTGGTTTGCGGCGGCGTCGGCGACATGTTTGCGCACCTGGATTACCAGGATGCGGTGACTTTCACCGGTTCGGCGCAGACCGGACAGCGGCTGCGGGCACACCCGCGCCTGCTGGAGAAATCGATCGCGTTCACCATGGAGGCGGATTCGCTCAACTGCTGCGTGCTGGCGGAAGACGTGACGCCGGAGATGCCCGAGTTTGCGCTGTTCATCAAAGAAGTGTGCCGTGAAATGACCGCCAAGGCGGGGCAGAAATGCACCGCGATCCGCCGCATCATCGTGCCGGCGGCACAGGTGGCGGCTGTGCGTCAGGCCTTGTTGCAGCGCCTGGCGGGGGTGACGGTAGGCGACCCGCAGCTGGAGCAGGTGCGCATGGGGGCGTTGGTCAGCCACGAGCAGCGTGATGATGTGCAAAGCAAGGTGGATTTCCTGCTGCGCAACGGCTGCGAACCGCTCTGTGGCGCGGCGCTGGATAAGCTGGAGGTTCTGGGCGACGGTGTGCGCGGCGGGGCGTTTTATCCGCCAACCCTGCTGTATTGCGCCGATCCGCTCACCCATCAGGCGGTGCACGGCACTGAGGCCTTCGGCCCGGTGGCGACGCTGATGCCGTATGCGGATACCGAGCAGGCGATCGCGTTGGCGTTGCTGGGGCAGGGCAGCCTGGCGGGATCGCTGGTGACTGCCGATCCGGCATTGGCCAAGCGCTTCATTCGCGCGGCGGCCTGCGCCCACGGCCGCATGTTGATTTTGGATGAGCAGGCGGCGGCGGAGTCCACCGGCCACGGTTCGCCGTTGCCGATGCTGGTGCACGGCGGCCCGGGGCGCGCCGGCGGCGGTGAAGAGCTGGGCGGGCTGCGCGCGGTGAAGCACTATATGCAGCGCACGGCGATCCAGGGCAGCCCGGCGATGCTGGCGGCCATCGGCGGCGAATGGGTGCGCGGCGCGCCGGTCGTCGAGCATCCGGTGCATCCGTTCCGGAAATACTTCGAGCAGCTGCAGCTGGGCGACAGCCTGTTGACCGCGCGCCGCACCGTGACCGAAGCGGATATCGTCAACTTCGCCTGCCTGAGCGGCGACCATTTCTACGCGCACATGGACAAGATCGGCGCCGCCGACTCGCTGTTCGGCGAACGGGTGGCGCACGGTTACTTTGTGGTGTCCGCCGCGGCCGGGCTGTTTGTTGACGCCGCCGTCGGGCCGGTGATCGCCAACTACGGCATGGAGAATCTGCGCTTTATCGAGCCGGTGAAGATCGGCGATACCATTCAGGTGCGGTTGACCTGCAAAAAGAAAATCCGCAAGCCGCAGAAAACCGCCGAAGATCGCCCGCACGGCGTAGTGGTGTGGGATGTGCAGGTGTTGAATCAGGAACAGCAGCCGGTGGCGCTGTACAGCATTCTGACGCTGGTGGCGCGCCAACAGGGGGATTTCGAGGCGTGA
- the paaA gene encoding 1,2-phenylacetyl-CoA epoxidase subunit PaaA — protein MTTDAQYQQHFDDKIAADIAIEAKDWMPDAYRQNLIRQIGQHAHSEVIGMLPEANWLTRAPTLRRKAVLLAKVQDEAGHGLYLYSAAETLGCSRQDIYQKMLDGKMKYSSIFNYPTLNWADIGVIGWLVDGAAIVNQVALCRASYGPYARAMVKICKEESFHQRQGYEAVMAMANGSDTQRAMLQDAIDRFWWPVLMMFGPSDADSPHSAQSMAWKIKRHSNDELRQKFVDNTVPQLEALGMTAPDPSLTWDEAAGHYRFGEIDWSELHEVIKGRGQCNHERLQAKRRAWEDGAWVRDGAMAHAAKNAASAA, from the coding sequence ATGACAACTGACGCACAGTATCAGCAGCATTTCGACGACAAGATCGCGGCGGACATCGCCATTGAGGCCAAAGACTGGATGCCGGACGCCTACCGTCAGAACCTGATTCGGCAGATTGGCCAACACGCCCACTCGGAAGTCATCGGCATGCTGCCGGAAGCCAACTGGCTGACGCGCGCCCCCACGCTGCGCCGCAAGGCGGTGCTGCTGGCCAAGGTGCAGGACGAAGCCGGCCACGGTCTGTACCTCTACAGCGCCGCCGAGACCCTCGGCTGTTCGCGCCAGGACATCTACCAAAAGATGCTCGACGGCAAGATGAAGTACTCCTCTATCTTCAATTACCCCACGCTCAACTGGGCGGATATCGGCGTGATCGGCTGGCTGGTCGACGGCGCCGCCATCGTCAACCAGGTGGCGCTGTGCCGCGCGTCCTACGGCCCCTATGCGCGGGCGATGGTGAAAATCTGCAAAGAGGAAAGCTTCCACCAACGCCAGGGCTACGAGGCGGTGATGGCGATGGCCAACGGCAGCGACACGCAGCGCGCCATGTTGCAGGACGCTATCGATCGCTTCTGGTGGCCGGTGCTGATGATGTTCGGCCCGAGCGACGCCGACTCCCCCCACAGCGCCCAGAGCATGGCGTGGAAAATCAAACGCCACAGCAACGATGAGCTGCGGCAGAAATTCGTCGACAACACCGTGCCGCAGCTTGAGGCGCTGGGCATGACGGCGCCGGACCCGAGCCTTACCTGGGACGAGGCCGCCGGCCACTATCGCTTCGGCGAGATCGACTGGAGCGAACTGCATGAGGTGATCAAAGGGCGCGGCCAATGCAACCACGAACGCCTGCAGGCCAAACGCCGCGCCTGGGAAGACGGCGCCTGGGTACGCGACGGCGCCATGGCCCACGCCGCGAAAAACGCCGCCTCCGCCGCATAG
- the paaB gene encoding 1,2-phenylacetyl-CoA epoxidase subunit PaaB, producing the protein MSHVEWPLYEVFIRSKQGLAHRHVGSLHAADDQMALENARDAYTRRNEGCSIWVVQSRHLIASQPEDRGAFFDPSEDKIYRHPTFYTIPDGIKNM; encoded by the coding sequence ATGAGCCACGTTGAATGGCCGCTGTATGAAGTGTTTATCCGCAGCAAACAAGGGCTGGCGCATCGCCACGTCGGCAGCCTGCACGCCGCCGACGACCAAATGGCGCTGGAAAATGCCCGCGACGCCTATACGCGCCGCAACGAAGGCTGCTCGATCTGGGTGGTGCAGTCGCGCCATCTGATCGCCTCGCAGCCGGAAGATCGCGGCGCGTTCTTCGATCCGTCCGAAGATAAGATCTACCGTCATCCGACGTTTTACACCATTCCCGACGGCATCAAGAACATGTAG
- the paaC gene encoding 1,2-phenylacetyl-CoA epoxidase subunit PaaC — MTVNDPRISYLLRQGDTPLILAQRLCAWCGHAPELEIDLALANIGLDLLGQARNFLGYAAELAGPPCSEDSLAFGRDERQFHNLLLAEQPNGGFNDTLVRQFLLDAYHVQLHQALSRSLDVQIAAIAAKSLKEADYHLRFSHGWMIRLADGTDVSHRKIQQSLDNLWRFTAELFHADALELELAEQGIAVDPRELQAPWQAQVEETLRQATLALPAEQAFRHGGKQGRHSEHLGPLLAEMQFLQRAYPNGQW; from the coding sequence ATGACGGTTAACGATCCGCGCATCAGCTATTTGCTCCGCCAGGGCGACACGCCTCTGATCCTCGCCCAGCGCCTGTGCGCCTGGTGCGGCCACGCGCCCGAGCTGGAAATCGATCTGGCGTTGGCCAACATCGGGCTCGATCTGCTCGGCCAGGCGCGCAACTTTCTGGGTTACGCCGCCGAACTGGCCGGCCCGCCCTGCAGCGAAGACAGCCTGGCCTTCGGCCGCGACGAGCGCCAGTTTCATAACCTGCTGTTGGCGGAGCAGCCGAACGGCGGTTTCAACGACACGCTGGTGCGTCAGTTCCTGCTCGATGCCTACCACGTACAGCTGCACCAGGCGCTGAGCCGCAGCCTCGATGTGCAGATCGCCGCCATCGCCGCCAAATCGTTGAAGGAGGCCGATTATCACCTGCGCTTCAGCCACGGCTGGATGATCCGCCTGGCTGACGGCACCGACGTCAGCCACCGCAAGATCCAGCAATCGCTGGATAACCTGTGGCGGTTCACCGCCGAGCTGTTCCACGCCGACGCGCTGGAGCTGGAACTGGCAGAACAAGGCATCGCCGTCGATCCGCGCGAACTGCAGGCCCCCTGGCAAGCGCAGGTGGAAGAGACGCTGCGCCAGGCGACGCTGGCGCTGCCTGCCGAGCAGGCGTTCCGGCACGGCGGCAAGCAAGGCCGGCACAGCGAACACCTCGGCCCGCTGCTGGCGGAAATGCAGTTCCTGCAGCGCGCCTATCCAAACGGTCAATGGTAG
- the paaD gene encoding 1,2-phenylacetyl-CoA epoxidase subunit PaaD: MNVTRLQPAEIPQIWHCLQQISDPELPVLSITDLGMVRDVARDGAGWRVTFTPTYSGCPATEFLLNAIEQRLAAAGFSPVQVDIRLSPAWTTDWMNADARERLRQYGVAPPQGHTCDRPHAHGPVACPRCGSTHSEKISEFGSTACKALYRCCDCREPFDYFKCI; this comes from the coding sequence ATGAACGTCACCCGTTTGCAACCCGCCGAAATCCCGCAGATTTGGCACTGCCTGCAGCAGATCAGCGATCCCGAACTGCCGGTGCTGTCGATCACCGATTTGGGCATGGTGCGCGACGTAGCGCGCGACGGCGCGGGCTGGCGCGTGACCTTCACCCCAACCTATTCCGGCTGCCCGGCCACCGAATTTTTGCTCAACGCCATCGAGCAGCGGCTGGCGGCCGCCGGCTTCAGCCCGGTGCAGGTGGACATTCGCCTCAGCCCGGCCTGGACCACCGACTGGATGAACGCCGACGCCCGCGAGCGGCTGCGGCAATACGGCGTAGCGCCCCCGCAGGGGCACACCTGCGATCGGCCGCACGCCCACGGCCCGGTAGCCTGCCCGCGCTGCGGCAGCACCCACAGCGAGAAGATCAGCGAGTTCGGCTCCACCGCCTGTAAAGCGCTGTACCGCTGCTGCGACTGCCGGGAACCGTTCGATTATTTCAAATGCATATAG
- the paaE gene encoding 1,2-phenylacetyl-CoA epoxidase subunit PaaE gives MTVFHRLNVAAIERETPDAVAITLRVPEELQNQYRYTPGQHLTLKALVNGEELRRCYSICSSPQEGLLQIGVKAIDQGRFSGFVNRMLKVGDALEVMVPQGRFGYQPQAERHGNYLAIAAGSGITPMLSIIKATLLLEPGSSFTLIYGNRNSRSMMFKEALSDLKNRYPQRFQQLYLFSQESLDSPLLSGRIDRERLTAIGGALLDFRDYDHAFICGPESMMDDAQTVLEQAGVPANHIHSERFNTSGLVVRPRSSGDRNATRVAILLDGRRLDIEVGEQDDSILDAALRQGADLPYACKGGVCATCKCRLKAGQVEMGVNYSLEPDQLAAGYVLSCQSWPKGDGVVLDFDV, from the coding sequence ATGACGGTCTTTCATCGCCTGAACGTCGCCGCCATCGAGCGCGAAACGCCGGACGCCGTAGCCATCACCCTGCGGGTGCCCGAAGAGCTGCAAAACCAATACCGCTATACCCCCGGCCAGCACCTGACGCTCAAGGCGTTGGTCAACGGCGAAGAGCTGCGGCGTTGCTACTCCATCTGCAGTTCGCCGCAGGAAGGCCTGCTGCAGATCGGCGTGAAGGCGATTGACCAGGGGCGCTTCTCCGGCTTCGTCAACCGCATGCTGAAGGTCGGCGACGCGCTGGAGGTGATGGTGCCTCAGGGGCGCTTCGGCTACCAGCCGCAGGCAGAGCGCCACGGCAACTACCTGGCGATCGCCGCCGGCTCAGGCATCACGCCGATGCTGTCGATCATCAAGGCGACGCTGCTGCTCGAACCGGGCAGCAGCTTCACCCTGATCTACGGCAACCGCAACAGCCGTTCGATGATGTTCAAAGAGGCGCTGTCGGATCTGAAAAACCGCTACCCGCAGCGTTTTCAGCAGCTGTATCTGTTCAGCCAGGAAAGTCTCGACAGCCCGCTGCTCAGCGGCCGCATCGACCGTGAACGCCTGACGGCGATCGGCGGCGCGCTGCTGGATTTCCGCGACTATGACCACGCCTTTATCTGCGGGCCGGAATCGATGATGGACGACGCACAAACCGTGCTGGAACAGGCCGGCGTCCCGGCCAACCACATCCACAGCGAACGCTTCAACACCAGCGGCCTGGTCGTCCGCCCGCGAAGCAGCGGCGATCGCAACGCCACCCGGGTGGCGATCCTGCTCGACGGCCGCCGGTTGGATATCGAGGTCGGCGAACAGGACGACAGCATTCTCGACGCCGCGCTGCGCCAGGGCGCCGACCTGCCCTACGCCTGCAAAGGCGGCGTATGCGCCACCTGCAAATGCCGTCTGAAGGCCGGCCAGGTGGAGATGGGCGTCAACTACAGCCTGGAGCCGGATCAGCTGGCGGCAGGCTACGTATTGAGCTGCCAGTCGTGGCCGAAAGGCGACGGCGTGGTATTGGACTTCGACGTCTAG